In Lysobacter lycopersici, a genomic segment contains:
- a CDS encoding two pore domain potassium channel family protein has translation MKLLFRIAHEPSRTLLLVQLAALLLYPWFDTGHGQGVLAALSVGVLSAAVWMVRRSPREAWIAAALAIIGIGAHAAFRFTGITALGVAGAAGYAAAFFYSAAALIAYMMQDERTTTDELWAAGATFMLFVEGYAWVFSGAQLLQPGAFVVPGAAVQQPLTWVQALFLSATNMSATGLTDIYPATPHARVLVIVEQWTGVMYLTVVVARMAGLLRKR, from the coding sequence ATGAAGCTGCTGTTCCGCATCGCCCACGAACCTTCGCGCACGCTGCTGTTGGTGCAGTTGGCCGCGTTGCTGCTGTATCCGTGGTTCGACACCGGGCACGGGCAGGGCGTGCTCGCGGCGCTCAGCGTCGGCGTGCTGTCCGCCGCGGTGTGGATGGTGCGTCGCTCGCCGCGCGAGGCATGGATCGCGGCGGCGTTGGCGATCATCGGCATCGGTGCGCACGCGGCATTCCGGTTCACCGGCATCACCGCGCTGGGCGTGGCCGGCGCGGCCGGTTACGCGGCCGCGTTCTTCTATTCCGCCGCGGCGCTGATCGCCTACATGATGCAGGACGAACGCACCACCACCGACGAACTGTGGGCGGCGGGCGCGACCTTCATGCTGTTCGTCGAAGGCTATGCCTGGGTGTTCTCCGGCGCGCAATTGCTGCAACCGGGCGCATTCGTGGTTCCGGGCGCGGCGGTGCAACAGCCGCTCACCTGGGTGCAGGCCCTGTTCCTGAGCGCGACCAACATGTCCGCCACCGGCCTCACCGACATCTACCCGGCGACGCCGCACGCGCGCGTGCTGGTCATCGTCGAGCAGTGGACCGGCGTGATGTACCTGACCGTGGTCGTCGCGCGGATGGCGGGATTGTTGCGCAAGCGCTGA
- the thiC gene encoding phosphomethylpyrimidine synthase ThiC, translated as MNAVPSELIRQTEQLSEAVTKPIPGSRKIHVEGSRADLRVPMREIALTKTPTLFGGEDNPPVTVYDCSGPYTDPDANIDLSAGLPALRSRWIEERGDTEILSGISSEFGRAREADPKLAAVRFPNRHLPRKAKAGANVSQMHYAKRGIVTPEMEFVAIRENQRLEAVRDALLLAQHPGESFGANIQKLITPEFVRDEIARGRAILPNNINHPESEPMIIGRNFLTKINANIGNSAVSSGIAEEVEKLVWAIRWGGDTVMDLSTGKHIHETREWIIRNSPVPIGTVPIYQALEKVDGRAEELTWEIFRDTLIEQAEQGVDYFTIHAGVLLRYVPLTAKRVTGIVSRGGSILAKWCLAHHKENFLYTHFEDICEIMKAYDVAFSLGDGLRPGCIADANDAAQFGELETLGELTKIAWKHDVQTMIEGPGHVPMQLIKENMDKQLAECGEAPFYTLGPLTTDIAPGYDHITSAIGAAMIGWYGTAMLCYVTPKEHLGLPNREDVRDGIMAYKIAAHAADLAKGHPGAQVRDNALSKARFEFRWEDQFHLGLDPEKAKEFHDETLPKDAHKLAHFCSMCGPHFCSMKITQDVRDYAAEHGVDEKAALESGMAEKSKEFREQGAEVYRAE; from the coding sequence ATGAATGCCGTGCCCAGCGAACTCATCCGCCAGACCGAACAACTGTCGGAGGCGGTGACGAAACCGATTCCCGGTTCGCGCAAGATCCATGTCGAAGGATCGCGCGCCGACCTGCGCGTGCCGATGCGCGAGATCGCGCTGACGAAGACGCCGACGCTGTTCGGCGGCGAGGACAATCCGCCGGTCACGGTTTACGACTGCTCGGGCCCGTACACCGATCCGGACGCGAACATCGATCTGTCCGCCGGTTTGCCGGCACTGCGTTCGCGGTGGATCGAAGAGCGCGGCGATACCGAAATCCTGTCTGGCATCAGTTCCGAATTCGGTCGCGCACGCGAAGCCGACCCCAAGCTCGCGGCGGTGCGTTTCCCGAACCGGCACCTGCCGCGCAAGGCGAAGGCCGGCGCCAACGTGTCGCAAATGCATTACGCCAAGCGCGGCATCGTCACGCCGGAAATGGAATTCGTCGCGATCCGCGAGAACCAGCGCCTCGAAGCCGTGCGCGACGCGCTGCTGCTCGCGCAGCACCCTGGCGAAAGCTTCGGCGCGAACATCCAGAAGCTCATCACGCCCGAATTCGTGCGCGACGAGATCGCGCGTGGCCGCGCGATCCTGCCGAACAACATCAACCACCCGGAAAGCGAGCCGATGATCATCGGCCGCAATTTCCTGACCAAGATCAATGCCAATATCGGCAACAGCGCGGTGTCGTCCGGCATCGCCGAGGAAGTCGAGAAGCTGGTGTGGGCGATCCGCTGGGGCGGCGACACGGTGATGGACCTCAGCACCGGCAAGCACATCCACGAAACCCGCGAGTGGATCATCCGCAACTCGCCGGTGCCGATCGGCACGGTGCCGATCTACCAGGCGCTGGAAAAAGTGGATGGCCGCGCGGAAGAGCTGACGTGGGAGATCTTCCGCGACACGCTCATCGAGCAGGCCGAGCAGGGCGTCGACTACTTCACCATCCACGCCGGCGTGCTGCTGCGCTACGTGCCGCTGACCGCGAAGCGCGTGACCGGCATCGTGTCGCGCGGCGGTTCGATCCTCGCCAAGTGGTGCCTGGCGCACCACAAGGAGAATTTCCTCTATACCCACTTCGAGGACATCTGCGAGATCATGAAGGCCTACGACGTGGCCTTCTCGCTCGGCGATGGCCTGCGTCCCGGTTGCATCGCCGACGCCAACGACGCCGCGCAGTTCGGCGAACTCGAAACCCTGGGCGAACTCACCAAGATCGCGTGGAAGCACGACGTGCAGACCATGATCGAAGGCCCCGGCCACGTGCCGATGCAACTGATCAAGGAAAACATGGACAAGCAGCTCGCCGAATGCGGCGAGGCGCCGTTCTACACGCTGGGCCCGCTGACCACCGACATCGCACCGGGCTACGACCACATCACCAGCGCGATCGGCGCGGCGATGATCGGCTGGTACGGCACCGCGATGCTCTGCTATGTCACGCCCAAGGAGCACCTCGGCCTGCCGAACCGCGAGGACGTGCGCGACGGGATCATGGCCTACAAGATCGCTGCGCACGCCGCGGATCTTGCGAAGGGACATCCCGGTGCGCAGGTGCGCGACAACGCGTTGTCGAAGGCGCGCTTCGAGTTCCGCTGGGAAGACCAGTTCCACCTCGGCCTCGATCCCGAGAAAGCGAAGGAATTCCACGACGAAACCCTGCCCAAGGACGCGCACAAGCTGGCGCATTTCTGCTCGATGTGCGGTCCGCATTTCTGTTCGATGAAGATCACCCAGGACGTCCGCGACTATGCCGCCGAACACGGCGTCGACGAAAAGGCCGCGTTGGAAAGCGGCATGGCCGAGAAATCGAAGGAATTCCGCGAGCAGGGCGCCGAGGTCTACCGGGCGGAGTGA
- a CDS encoding 2-oxoacid:ferredoxin oxidoreductase subunit beta, whose protein sequence is MTYLAKPKLHHPTLGCNAMGFTRRDYEGKISTLCAGCGHDSISAAIIQACWELDIEPHRVAKLSGIGCSSKTPDYFLGQSHGFNTVHGRMPSVLTGASLANRGLLYLGVSGDGDSASIGIGQFVHAIRRGVDMVYIVENNGVYGLTKGQFSATADQGSMSKKGVANTDSALDMVAMALQLGASYVGRGFSGDKAQLVPLIKGAIRHRGAAFLDVISPCVAFNNHAGSTRSYDYVREHNEAVNRLDVILPRARIEADYAEGRMIEVEQHDGSVLRLRKLDAGYDPRDRLAAMNLIAQRHAQGEIATGLLYVDPEAGDLHGHLNTVDAALNKLGVAELSPGADTLAKINAALR, encoded by the coding sequence ATGACCTACCTCGCCAAACCCAAGCTCCACCACCCGACCCTCGGCTGCAACGCGATGGGGTTCACCCGCCGCGACTACGAGGGCAAGATCTCCACGCTGTGCGCCGGCTGCGGCCACGATTCGATTTCCGCGGCGATCATCCAGGCCTGCTGGGAACTCGACATCGAGCCGCATCGCGTCGCCAAGCTCAGCGGCATCGGCTGCAGCTCCAAGACGCCGGACTACTTCCTCGGCCAGTCGCACGGTTTCAACACCGTGCACGGGCGCATGCCCAGCGTGCTCACCGGCGCCAGCCTCGCCAACCGCGGGCTGCTCTACCTCGGCGTGTCCGGCGATGGCGATTCCGCCTCGATTGGTATTGGCCAGTTCGTGCACGCGATCCGCCGCGGCGTGGACATGGTCTACATCGTCGAAAACAACGGCGTGTACGGTTTGACGAAAGGCCAGTTCTCGGCGACGGCGGACCAGGGTTCGATGTCGAAGAAGGGCGTGGCCAACACCGACTCGGCGCTGGACATGGTGGCGATGGCGCTGCAACTCGGCGCCAGCTACGTCGGGCGCGGCTTTTCCGGCGACAAGGCGCAGCTGGTGCCGCTGATCAAGGGCGCGATCCGCCATCGCGGCGCGGCCTTCCTCGACGTGATCAGCCCGTGCGTGGCGTTCAACAACCACGCCGGCAGCACGCGCAGCTACGACTACGTGCGCGAGCACAACGAGGCGGTGAACCGGCTGGACGTGATCCTGCCGCGCGCGCGCATCGAGGCCGATTACGCGGAAGGTCGGATGATCGAGGTCGAGCAGCACGATGGCAGCGTGCTGCGCCTGCGCAAGCTCGACGCCGGCTACGACCCGCGCGATCGCCTGGCTGCGATGAACCTGATCGCGCAGCGACATGCGCAGGGCGAGATCGCGACCGGGCTGCTGTACGTCGATCCGGAGGCCGGCGACCTGCACGGCCACCTCAACACCGTCGATGCGGCGCTGAACAAACTCGGCGTGGCGGAGTTGTCGCCGGGTGCGGACACGCTGGCGAAGATCAACGCGGCCTTGCGTTGA
- a CDS encoding lysozyme inhibitor LprI family protein — MTKHQPEMVFMRNALSCGLILLLVFTHDGHAQSMNAPDGPCRGVVITSDLTECLDLAWKKSDAKLNDTYARVQRVLDPEEKRRLVQSQRFWIKYRDATCDAEYQLYGGGTGGPPARLACLEAETRAREASLQRSYGWRVEKFGG; from the coding sequence GTGACGAAGCACCAGCCGGAAATGGTCTTCATGCGGAATGCGCTTTCATGCGGCTTGATTCTGCTGCTCGTTTTCACGCACGACGGACATGCGCAAAGCATGAATGCTCCCGACGGGCCATGTCGCGGGGTCGTTATTACGTCGGATTTGACCGAGTGTCTTGACTTGGCTTGGAAAAAGTCCGATGCAAAACTCAACGACACATACGCTCGCGTGCAACGCGTATTGGATCCGGAGGAGAAAAGGCGTTTGGTCCAGAGTCAACGATTCTGGATCAAGTATCGCGACGCCACTTGCGATGCCGAATACCAGCTTTACGGAGGCGGAACCGGTGGGCCGCCTGCACGACTGGCCTGTCTCGAAGCCGAGACGCGAGCACGTGAAGCAAGCCTACAGAGATCCTATGGCTGGCGGGTAGAGAAGTTCGGCGGATAA
- a CDS encoding 2-oxoacid:acceptor oxidoreductase subunit alpha, which yields MTAAIAPLEAVNDFVVKFANVNGSGSASANELFAKAILRMGVPVSPRNIFPSNIQGLPTWYEVRVTEAGWLGRRGGVDLMVAMNPQTWDADVAEISPGGYLFYDNSKPLPKSKFRDDVTVIGVPLTEICNATYSDPRQRQLFKNIMYVGALSALLDMDVPVIEALIGEQYKGKEKLLKPNIEALHLGRDWAMKNLPHPIGLRVRKADAVGDRIFVEGNAAAALGCVYGGATVCAWYPITPSSSLAEAFAKYCQKYRVDADGRAKFAIIQAEDEIASIGMVVGAGWNGARAFTSTSGPGISLMNEFIGLAYFAEIPVTLIDVQRGGPSTGMPTRTQQSDITLCAYASHGDTKHVLLFPEDPYECFVHAAQALDLADRLQTPVFVLTDLDIGMNQRLCAPFAWDDTRAYDRGKVLSAEDLDAGREFARYKDLDGDGIPYRTWPGTHPDKGAYFTRGTSRNPQAQYSERGPDYVYNMERLLRKWETAKSLVPQPVVERSEIPAKHGAIYFGSTSPAMAEAVEALHADGIALDTLRLRAFPFPESVREFIDAHESVFVVEQNRDGQMRSLLVNEFGIDPARLVAVLHYDGTPITARFIAGAIGARLRPASHEEKVA from the coding sequence ATGACCGCCGCCATCGCACCGCTCGAAGCGGTCAACGACTTCGTCGTCAAGTTCGCCAACGTCAACGGTTCGGGTTCCGCGTCGGCGAACGAATTGTTCGCCAAGGCCATCCTGCGCATGGGCGTGCCGGTCAGCCCGCGCAACATCTTCCCGTCCAACATCCAGGGCCTGCCGACCTGGTACGAAGTGCGCGTGACCGAAGCCGGCTGGCTCGGGCGCCGCGGCGGCGTCGACCTGATGGTGGCGATGAACCCGCAGACCTGGGACGCGGACGTCGCCGAGATTTCGCCGGGCGGATATCTCTTCTACGACAACAGCAAGCCGCTGCCGAAATCGAAGTTCCGCGACGACGTCACCGTCATCGGCGTGCCGTTGACCGAAATCTGCAACGCCACCTATTCCGACCCGCGCCAGCGCCAGCTGTTCAAGAACATCATGTACGTCGGCGCGTTGTCCGCGCTGCTGGACATGGACGTTCCCGTCATCGAGGCGCTGATCGGCGAGCAGTACAAGGGCAAGGAAAAACTGCTCAAGCCCAACATCGAGGCGCTGCACCTCGGTCGCGACTGGGCGATGAAAAACCTGCCGCATCCGATCGGCCTGCGCGTGCGCAAGGCCGACGCGGTCGGCGACCGCATCTTCGTCGAAGGCAATGCCGCCGCCGCGCTCGGCTGCGTCTACGGCGGCGCGACCGTGTGCGCGTGGTATCCGATCACGCCCTCGTCGTCGCTGGCCGAAGCCTTCGCCAAGTACTGCCAGAAATATCGCGTCGATGCCGATGGCCGCGCGAAGTTCGCGATCATCCAGGCCGAGGACGAAATCGCTTCGATCGGCATGGTGGTCGGTGCCGGCTGGAACGGCGCGCGCGCCTTCACTTCGACCTCGGGGCCGGGCATTTCGCTGATGAACGAGTTCATCGGCCTCGCCTATTTCGCCGAGATCCCGGTCACCCTCATCGACGTGCAGCGCGGCGGGCCCTCGACCGGCATGCCCACGCGCACGCAGCAATCCGACATCACCTTGTGCGCCTACGCCTCGCACGGCGATACCAAGCACGTACTGCTGTTCCCCGAGGATCCGTACGAGTGTTTCGTCCACGCGGCACAGGCATTGGACCTCGCCGATCGCCTGCAGACGCCGGTGTTCGTGCTGACCGACCTCGACATCGGCATGAACCAGCGTCTGTGCGCGCCGTTCGCATGGGACGACACCCGGGCCTACGACCGCGGCAAGGTGTTGAGCGCGGAAGATCTCGACGCGGGCAGGGAATTCGCGCGCTACAAGGACCTCGACGGCGACGGCATTCCCTATCGCACCTGGCCGGGCACGCATCCGGACAAGGGCGCGTACTTCACCCGCGGCACCTCGCGCAATCCGCAGGCGCAGTATTCCGAACGCGGGCCGGATTACGTCTACAACATGGAACGCCTGCTGCGGAAATGGGAGACCGCGAAGTCGCTGGTGCCGCAGCCGGTCGTCGAGCGCTCGGAAATCCCGGCGAAGCACGGCGCGATCTATTTCGGTTCGACCAGCCCGGCGATGGCCGAGGCGGTTGAGGCGCTGCACGCCGACGGCATCGCGCTCGATACCTTGCGCCTGCGCGCGTTCCCGTTCCCGGAGTCGGTGCGCGAGTTCATCGATGCGCATGAATCGGTGTTCGTGGTCGAGCAGAACCGCGACGGGCAGATGCGCAGCCTACTGGTGAACGAGTTCGGCATCGACCCGGCGCGACTGGTCGCGGTGCTGCACTACGACGGCACGCCGATCACCGCGCGCTTCATCGCCGGCGCGATCGGTGCGCGGCTGCGGCCGGCGTCGCACGAGGAAAAGGTCGCGTGA
- a CDS encoding FAD-dependent oxidoreductase, translating to MKPTDIGNPDTFHKVVDCQWACPAHTPVPEYIRLIAAGRYADAYMVNWRSNVFPGILGRTCDRPCEPACRRGRVEENNGDKPEPVAICRLKRVAADFKGDVSARMPKRAAQSNGRRIACVGAGPSSLTVARDLAPLGYSVTVFEADPKAGGFMRTQVPRFRLPEQVIDEETGYILDLGVEFVGGHRIESMRELLSKQYDAVFVGSGAPRGRDLDIPGRKEADAHIHVGLDWLANVYFGHVEKVGKRVLVLGGGNTAMDCCRSARRLGGEDVKVVVRSGFDEMKASPWEKEDAMHEGIPILDYRVPKAFLHENGNLVGMMFEKVRAVRDARGRRQLVATGEPDESFDCDEVLIAVGQENAFPWIERDLGIAFDEWGMPIVDKVTHQSTLPNVLFGGDAAFGPKNIIWAVAHGHAAAVSIDKLLNGEDTKERPAPDVTLVSQKMGIHEWTYDNAVSPDERFVVPWSEAAKKLDSIKVEVELGFDMETAWKETQRCLNCDVETVFTRDKCIECDACVDICPTDCITFTANADEADLRKHLTAPALNVEQPLYVSEPLKTHRVMVKDEDVCLHCGLCAERCPTGAWDMQKFLLLETYAGSGCRGKNEREAA from the coding sequence ATGAAGCCGACCGATATCGGAAATCCCGACACCTTCCACAAGGTCGTCGATTGCCAGTGGGCATGCCCGGCGCATACGCCGGTGCCCGAGTACATCCGCCTGATCGCCGCCGGACGCTACGCCGACGCCTACATGGTGAACTGGCGCAGCAACGTGTTCCCGGGAATCCTCGGTCGCACCTGCGACCGTCCCTGCGAACCGGCCTGCCGGCGCGGGCGTGTCGAAGAGAACAATGGCGACAAACCCGAGCCGGTCGCGATCTGCCGGCTGAAGCGCGTTGCCGCCGACTTCAAGGGCGATGTCTCCGCGCGCATGCCGAAACGCGCCGCGCAATCGAACGGCAGGCGCATCGCCTGCGTCGGCGCCGGGCCGTCCTCGCTCACCGTCGCGCGCGATCTCGCCCCGCTCGGCTATTCCGTCACCGTGTTCGAAGCGGATCCAAAAGCGGGCGGCTTCATGCGCACACAGGTGCCGCGCTTCCGCCTGCCCGAACAGGTGATCGACGAGGAAACCGGCTACATCCTCGACCTTGGCGTGGAATTCGTCGGCGGCCACCGCATCGAATCCATGCGCGAACTGCTGTCGAAGCAGTACGACGCGGTGTTCGTCGGCAGCGGCGCACCGCGCGGCCGCGACCTCGACATCCCCGGCCGCAAGGAAGCCGACGCGCACATCCACGTCGGCCTCGACTGGCTGGCGAACGTGTATTTCGGCCACGTCGAAAAAGTCGGCAAGCGCGTGCTGGTGCTCGGCGGCGGCAACACCGCGATGGATTGCTGCCGCAGCGCGCGGCGCCTCGGCGGCGAGGACGTGAAGGTGGTCGTGCGTTCGGGCTTCGACGAGATGAAGGCGAGCCCGTGGGAAAAGGAGGACGCGATGCACGAAGGCATCCCGATCCTCGACTACCGCGTGCCCAAGGCTTTCCTGCACGAAAACGGCAATCTCGTCGGCATGATGTTCGAAAAGGTGCGCGCGGTCCGCGATGCACGTGGCCGCCGCCAGCTGGTCGCCACCGGCGAGCCGGACGAGAGTTTCGATTGCGACGAGGTGCTGATCGCGGTCGGCCAGGAAAACGCGTTCCCGTGGATCGAGCGCGACCTCGGCATCGCCTTCGACGAATGGGGCATGCCCATCGTCGACAAGGTCACGCACCAATCGACCCTGCCGAACGTGCTGTTCGGCGGCGACGCGGCGTTCGGGCCCAAGAACATCATCTGGGCCGTCGCCCACGGCCACGCCGCGGCGGTGAGCATCGACAAGCTGCTCAACGGCGAGGACACCAAGGAGCGTCCCGCGCCGGACGTGACGCTGGTGTCGCAGAAGATGGGCATCCACGAGTGGACCTACGACAACGCGGTCTCGCCCGACGAGCGCTTCGTGGTGCCGTGGTCGGAGGCGGCGAAGAAACTCGACAGCATCAAGGTCGAGGTCGAGCTCGGCTTCGACATGGAGACGGCGTGGAAGGAAACCCAGCGCTGCCTCAACTGCGACGTCGAAACCGTGTTCACCCGCGACAAGTGCATCGAATGCGATGCCTGCGTCGACATCTGCCCGACCGACTGCATCACCTTCACCGCGAACGCCGATGAAGCGGATTTGCGCAAGCATTTGACTGCGCCGGCGCTCAACGTCGAACAGCCGCTGTACGTGTCCGAACCGCTGAAGACGCACCGGGTGATGGTCAAGGACGAGGACGTCTGCCTGCACTGCGGCCTGTGCGCGGAACGCTGCCCGACCGGCGCCTGGGACATGCAGAAGTTCCTGTTGCTGGAAACGTATGCGGGGTCTGGGTGTCGCGGGAAGAACGAGAGGGAGGCGGCGTGA
- a CDS encoding TetR/AcrR family transcriptional regulator, which translates to MSPATARAQPAKPNAPGRPKDLGKRAAILEAAKRLFVEQGYDGVSMDQIAAAAGVSKLTVYSHFGDKDALFAAAARAYCEQQLPAELFDPNPDTPLRARLFEIAQAFYAMVSSPEAVAGHRILCTPQMADSPVPAMFWEAGPKRVQAEFAELLQRRIDAGELEVDDVPRAASQFFTLLKGDAHAQLVMGCGSDACRDGVRMHLAASVDMFLRAYAKRPSAA; encoded by the coding sequence ATGTCTCCCGCCACCGCCCGCGCCCAGCCCGCCAAGCCCAATGCCCCGGGCCGGCCCAAGGATCTCGGCAAGCGCGCCGCGATCCTCGAGGCGGCCAAGCGCCTGTTCGTGGAACAGGGCTACGACGGCGTGAGCATGGACCAGATCGCGGCCGCGGCCGGCGTCTCCAAGCTCACCGTGTACAGCCATTTCGGCGACAAGGATGCGCTGTTCGCCGCCGCCGCGCGCGCCTATTGCGAACAGCAATTGCCGGCGGAACTGTTCGACCCGAACCCGGACACGCCCTTGCGCGCACGCCTGTTCGAGATCGCGCAGGCCTTCTACGCGATGGTCAGCTCGCCCGAAGCCGTGGCCGGGCACCGCATCCTGTGCACGCCGCAGATGGCCGATTCGCCGGTGCCGGCGATGTTCTGGGAAGCCGGGCCGAAGCGGGTGCAGGCCGAATTCGCTGAACTGCTGCAGCGGCGCATCGATGCCGGCGAACTCGAGGTCGACGACGTGCCGCGCGCGGCTTCGCAGTTCTTCACCCTGCTCAAGGGCGACGCGCACGCGCAACTGGTGATGGGCTGCGGCAGCGACGCCTGTCGCGACGGGGTGCGGATGCACCTCGCGGCCTCGGTGGACATGTTCCTGCGCGCCTATGCGAAACGCCCATCGGCGGCGTGA
- a CDS encoding protein-L-isoaspartate O-methyltransferase family protein, giving the protein MTPSLDYAKARETMVEQQVRPWDVLDTRVLDVLASVPREAFFAEAHRALAYTDIELPIGEGERSWKPVLDGRALQALLPQAGDAVLEIGTGSGYLTACFGRLAREVTSLERHAGLADAARARIDALGFGQNIAIETADAFAWNNERRYDAICIGGAVDAIPTRFLQWLNPNGRMFVVRGRSPAMEAVCVDARNGVNDPRIQSLFETELPYLAGAAPAPAFQF; this is encoded by the coding sequence ATGACCCCCAGCCTCGATTACGCCAAAGCCCGCGAAACCATGGTCGAACAGCAGGTCCGGCCGTGGGACGTGCTCGACACCCGCGTGCTCGACGTGCTCGCCTCGGTGCCGCGCGAAGCCTTCTTCGCCGAAGCGCACCGCGCGCTTGCCTACACCGACATCGAACTGCCGATCGGCGAGGGCGAGCGCAGCTGGAAGCCGGTGCTCGACGGGCGCGCGCTGCAGGCGCTGCTGCCGCAGGCCGGCGATGCGGTGCTGGAAATCGGCACCGGCAGCGGCTACCTCACCGCCTGCTTCGGCCGCCTCGCGCGCGAAGTGACCAGCCTCGAGCGCCACGCTGGCCTCGCCGACGCCGCGCGCGCACGCATCGATGCGCTCGGTTTCGGCCAGAACATCGCGATCGAAACCGCGGATGCGTTCGCCTGGAACAACGAGCGCCGCTACGACGCGATCTGCATCGGCGGTGCAGTCGATGCGATCCCGACCCGCTTCCTGCAGTGGCTGAACCCCAACGGCCGCATGTTCGTGGTGCGCGGCCGTTCACCGGCGATGGAGGCCGTGTGCGTCGATGCGCGCAACGGCGTCAACGACCCGCGCATCCAATCGTTGTTCGAAACCGAATTGCCCTATCTCGCCGGCGCCGCGCCGGCCCCCGCCTTCCAGTTCTGA
- a CDS encoding TolC family outer membrane protein encodes MRRLPLAFALAAALSPLGAVHAEDLMQTYQQARQNDPQYAAAESNRAVAAENPVQARAALLPQVGGSVGVTRRDAGPGSSMQTGAWGVNLDQSLFDYGNYTALRGAKALDRAGGFDLVAAGHDLITRTSAAYFNVLVQLETLAAAEASEAALKKQFDLASKRLEVGLAPITDVHEARAQYDAARANTILTRNTVQDAYQALVEITGTQVGDLKGLPDDFQPSLPAQQDADAWVATATGQNPTLQAQRADLEAAEASVGTARSGHLPTLGLSASYGKALPSLYNNPDFGSGPNEATSSVGISLNIPIFSGFATQSKVRSALAQRDAAADAVEQTKRSVERNTRNAYQTLVAGVSEVEARRLAVVSAKSAYDASQVGLEVGTRTVVDVLINQQNLFNAQQAYALAKYNFLQSRLLLDQAAGTLDADDVQDVNRMLTVDTPVGEAKP; translated from the coding sequence ATGCGCCGCCTCCCCCTCGCCTTCGCCCTCGCCGCCGCGCTGTCGCCGCTCGGCGCGGTCCATGCCGAAGACCTGATGCAGACCTACCAGCAGGCGCGCCAGAACGATCCGCAGTACGCCGCCGCCGAGTCCAACCGCGCGGTCGCCGCCGAGAACCCGGTGCAGGCGCGCGCGGCATTGCTGCCGCAGGTCGGCGGCTCGGTCGGCGTGACCCGCAGGGACGCTGGCCCGGGCAGCAGCATGCAGACCGGTGCCTGGGGCGTGAACCTCGACCAGTCGTTGTTCGACTACGGCAACTACACCGCGTTGCGCGGGGCCAAGGCGCTGGATCGCGCTGGCGGCTTCGACCTGGTCGCCGCCGGACACGACCTGATCACCCGCACCTCGGCCGCGTACTTCAACGTGCTGGTGCAGCTGGAAACGCTCGCCGCCGCCGAAGCCAGCGAAGCCGCGCTGAAGAAACAGTTCGACCTCGCCAGCAAGCGCCTCGAAGTGGGCCTTGCGCCGATCACCGACGTGCACGAGGCGCGCGCGCAGTACGACGCCGCGCGCGCCAACACCATCCTCACCCGCAACACGGTGCAGGACGCCTACCAGGCGCTGGTCGAGATCACTGGCACCCAGGTCGGCGACCTCAAGGGCCTGCCGGACGATTTCCAGCCTTCGCTGCCCGCGCAGCAGGACGCCGATGCCTGGGTCGCGACCGCGACCGGACAGAACCCCACGCTGCAGGCGCAGCGCGCCGACCTCGAGGCCGCCGAAGCGAGCGTTGGCACCGCGCGTTCGGGCCATCTGCCCACGCTCGGCCTGAGCGCGAGCTACGGCAAGGCCTTGCCTAGCTTGTACAACAACCCGGATTTCGGTTCGGGCCCGAACGAGGCTACGAGCAGCGTTGGCATTTCGCTGAACATCCCGATCTTCTCCGGCTTCGCCACCCAGTCCAAGGTGCGCAGCGCGCTCGCCCAGCGCGATGCCGCCGCCGATGCGGTGGAACAGACCAAGCGCTCGGTCGAACGCAACACCCGCAACGCCTACCAGACCCTGGTCGCGGGCGTGAGCGAGGTCGAGGCGCGCCGCCTCGCGGTGGTATCGGCGAAGAGCGCCTACGACGCCTCGCAGGTCGGCCTTGAAGTCGGCACCCGCACCGTGGTCGACGTGCTGATCAACCAGCAGAACCTGTTCAACGCGCAACAGGCCTACGCCCTGGCGAAGTACAACTTCCTGCAGAGCCGCCTGCTGCTCGACCAGGCCGCCGGCACGCTCGACGCGGACGACGTGCAGGACGTGAACCGCATGCTCACCGTCGACACGCCGGTGGGCGAAGCGAAGCCGTAA